From the Mycoplasmatota bacterium genome, one window contains:
- a CDS encoding 2TM domain-containing protein has translation MDKFDFSKKEFSEEELINLAKKRIKIKRELYSHIAAYVFVNAFLLFIYYFSSDFDFNFDVTFWPGWVLAGWGLGLLFHIFETIQELNFKYNANVINKEMEKIKKHIKPE, from the coding sequence ATGGATAAATTTGATTTCTCAAAAAAAGAGTTTTCTGAAGAAGAGTTAATTAATCTAGCGAAAAAAAGAATTAAAATAAAAAGAGAATTGTATTCTCATATCGCAGCTTATGTTTTCGTCAATGCATTTTTACTTTTTATTTATTATTTTAGTTCTGATTTTGATTTTAATTTTGATGTTACTTTTTGGCCAGGTTGGGTTTTAGCTGGTTGGGGTCTAGGTTTATTGTTTCATATTTTTGAAACAATACAAGAACTTAATTTTAAATATAACGCTAATGTGATAAATAAAGAGATGGAAAAAATTAAAAAGCATATTAAGCCAGAATAA